The following coding sequences are from one Panthera leo isolate Ple1 chromosome E1, P.leo_Ple1_pat1.1, whole genome shotgun sequence window:
- the HEXD gene encoding hexosaminidase D isoform X1 translates to MTNSEMSGSSPFKMRLVHLDLKGAPPKVSYLSEVFPLFHALGANGLLLEYEDMFPYEGHLRLLRAKHAYSPPEIKEILHLAALNELEVIPLVQTFGHMEFVLKHEALAHLREVALFPNTLNPHEAESLALVGAMISQVMELHPGARWLHVGCDEVYYLGEGEASRRWLRQEHNTKARLCLSHMKAVACHVLARHPATTPLVWDDMLRAIPEDQLSASGVPQLVEPVLWDYGADLDIHGKALLMEKYRRCGFLRLWAASAFKGATGASQALTPIEHHLRNNVQWLQVAASGPADMLQGIVLTGWQRYDHFSVLCELLPVGIPSLAVCLQSLLHGGFTEDVKARVENFLGISSLEITDLMSEGAGSFPGSDILALITHVGLHLRSSVDTLLERDRYVTGWFSPYHRGRKLIHPVMVQHIQPQALSLLARWSTLVQELEAALHRVFYPDAVEEWLEENARPSLQRLQALVQDLREAASAGPGPGPGPSPHSGQDP, encoded by the exons ATGACAAATAGTGAAATGTCAGGTTCTTCACCATTTAAGATGCGATTAGTTCATCTGGACCTTAAAGGAGCTCCACCAAAGGTCTCCTACCTCTCTGAG GTCTTTCCTCTGTTCCATGCCCTGGGCGCCAATGGGCTGCTCCTTGAGTATGAAGACATGTTTCCCTACGAGGGCCACCTGAGGCTGCTGAGGGCCAAGCACGCGTACAG CCCCCCTGAAATCAAAGAGATCCTGCATCTGGCTGCACTGAATGAGCTAGAGGTCATTCCATTGGTACAGACATTTGGACACATGGAG TTTGTGCTGAAGCACGAGGCTCTCGCTCACCTCCGAGAAGTGGCGCTCTTCCCTAACACCCTGAACCCCCATGAGGCGGAGTCCCTGGCTCTGGTGGGAGCCATGATCAGCCAGGTCATGGAGCTGCACCCGGGCGCCCGGTGGCTCCACGTCGGCTGCGACGAG GTCTATTATCTTGGAGAGGGTGAGGCCTCGAGACGGTGGCTGCGACAGGAGCATAACACCAAAGCAAGACTGTGTCTGTCCCACATGAAGGCGGTGGCCTGCCACGTGCTGGCTCGGCACCCCGCCACGACGCCACTGGTGTGGGACGACATGCTGCGGGCCATCCCCGAGGACCAGCTCTCAG catCAGGGGTGCCACAGCTGGTGGAGCCCGTGCTCTGGGACTACGGGGCCGACCTGGACATCCACGGCAAAG CTCTCCTCATGGAAAAGTACCGCAGGTGTGGTTTTCTCCGGCTGTGGGCCGCCAGTGCCTTCAAGGGGGCCACAGGGGCGAGCCAGGCCCTGACCCCTATCGAGCACCACCTCAGAAACAATGTGCAGTGGCTGCAGGTGGCGGCCAGCGGGCCCGCAGACATGCTGCAGGGCATCGTCCTGACCGGCTGGCAGAG GTACGATCACTTCTCCGTGCTGTGCGAGTTGCTGCCCGTGGGAATCCCGTCCCTGGCCGTCTGTCTGCAGTCGCTCCTACACG GAGGCTTTACCGAAGACGTTAAAGCAAGAGTGGAGAACTTTCTTGGGATCTCAAGCCTAGAAATAACTGATCTTATGAG CGAGGGGGCCGGCTCCTTCCCTGGCAGCGACATCCTGGCCCTCATCACGCACGTCGGCCTCCACCTGCGCAGCTCTGTGGACACGCTCCTGGAGAGGGACAG GTACGTGACCGGCTGGTTCAGCCCCTATCACCGCGGGCGGAAGCTCATCCACCCGGTCATGGTCCAGCACATCCAGCCCCAGGCGCTCAG CCTCCTGGCCAGGTGGAGCACCTTGGTGCAGGAGCTGGAGGCCGCCCTGCATCGTGTCTTCTACCCGGACGCCGTGGAGGAGTGGCTGGAGGAGAACGCGCGGCCCAGCTTGCAGCGGCTGCAGGCTTTGGTGCAGGACCTCAGGGAGGCGGCCAgcgccggccccggccccggccccggccccagcccacACTCGGGTCAGGACCCCTGA
- the LOC122206727 gene encoding cytochrome b-245 chaperone 1: MYMQVESRTSSCLHLKRAPGIRSWSLLVGILSIGLAAAYYSGDSLGWKLFYVTGCLFVAVQNLEDWEEAVFNKGTGKVVLKTFSLYKKLLTLFRAGHDQVVVLLNDIRDVNVEEEKVRYFGKGYVVVLRLVTGFSHPLTQSAIMGHRSDVEAIAKLIATFLELHRLESPVELSQSSDSEADGPGSQS; encoded by the exons ATGTACATGCAGGTGGAGTCACGCACCAGCTCCTGCCTCcatctgaagagggctccaggcaTCAGGTCCTGGTCTCTGCTTGTTG gAATCTTGTCTATTGGCCTGGCTGCCGCCTACTACAGTGGAG ATAGTCTGGGCTGGAAACTCTTCTACGTTACGGGCTGCCTGTTCGTGGCCGTGCAGAACCTGGAGGACTGGGAG GAAGCTGTCTTCAACAAGGGCACCGGGAAGGTTGTGCTGAAGACGTTCAGCTTGTATAAGAAGCTGCTGACTCTTTTCCGAGCTGGTCACGACCaag TGGTGGTCCTACTGAATGACATCCGGGACGTGAacgtggaggaggagaaggtccGCTATTTCGGGAAGGGCTACGTGGTGGTGCTGCGGCTTGTGACGGGCTTTTCCCACCCTCTCACCCAGAGTGCCATCATGGGTCACCGCAG TGACGTGGAAGCCATTGCCAAGCTTATTGCAACCTTCCTGGAACTGCACCGCCTTGAGAGCCCCGTGGAGCTGTCTCAGAGCAGTGACAGTGAGGCTGATGGTCCAGGGAGCCAGAGCTGA
- the HEXD gene encoding hexosaminidase D isoform X3: protein MEFVLKHEALAHLREVALFPNTLNPHEAESLALVGAMISQVMELHPGARWLHVGCDEVYYLGEGEASRRWLRQEHNTKARLCLSHMKAVACHVLARHPATTPLVWDDMLRAIPEDQLSASGVPQLVEPVLWDYGADLDIHGKALLMEKYRRCGFLRLWAASAFKGATGASQALTPIEHHLRNNVQWLQVAASGPADMLQGIVLTGWQRYDHFSVLCELLPVGIPSLAVCLQSLLHGGFTEDVKARVENFLGISSLEITDLMSEGAGSFPGSDILALITHVGLHLRSSVDTLLERDRYVTGWFSPYHRGRKLIHPVMVQHIQPQALSLLARWSTLVQELEAALHRVFYPDAVEEWLEENARPSLQRLQALVQDLREAASAGPGPGPGPSPHSGQDP, encoded by the exons ATGGAG TTTGTGCTGAAGCACGAGGCTCTCGCTCACCTCCGAGAAGTGGCGCTCTTCCCTAACACCCTGAACCCCCATGAGGCGGAGTCCCTGGCTCTGGTGGGAGCCATGATCAGCCAGGTCATGGAGCTGCACCCGGGCGCCCGGTGGCTCCACGTCGGCTGCGACGAG GTCTATTATCTTGGAGAGGGTGAGGCCTCGAGACGGTGGCTGCGACAGGAGCATAACACCAAAGCAAGACTGTGTCTGTCCCACATGAAGGCGGTGGCCTGCCACGTGCTGGCTCGGCACCCCGCCACGACGCCACTGGTGTGGGACGACATGCTGCGGGCCATCCCCGAGGACCAGCTCTCAG catCAGGGGTGCCACAGCTGGTGGAGCCCGTGCTCTGGGACTACGGGGCCGACCTGGACATCCACGGCAAAG CTCTCCTCATGGAAAAGTACCGCAGGTGTGGTTTTCTCCGGCTGTGGGCCGCCAGTGCCTTCAAGGGGGCCACAGGGGCGAGCCAGGCCCTGACCCCTATCGAGCACCACCTCAGAAACAATGTGCAGTGGCTGCAGGTGGCGGCCAGCGGGCCCGCAGACATGCTGCAGGGCATCGTCCTGACCGGCTGGCAGAG GTACGATCACTTCTCCGTGCTGTGCGAGTTGCTGCCCGTGGGAATCCCGTCCCTGGCCGTCTGTCTGCAGTCGCTCCTACACG GAGGCTTTACCGAAGACGTTAAAGCAAGAGTGGAGAACTTTCTTGGGATCTCAAGCCTAGAAATAACTGATCTTATGAG CGAGGGGGCCGGCTCCTTCCCTGGCAGCGACATCCTGGCCCTCATCACGCACGTCGGCCTCCACCTGCGCAGCTCTGTGGACACGCTCCTGGAGAGGGACAG GTACGTGACCGGCTGGTTCAGCCCCTATCACCGCGGGCGGAAGCTCATCCACCCGGTCATGGTCCAGCACATCCAGCCCCAGGCGCTCAG CCTCCTGGCCAGGTGGAGCACCTTGGTGCAGGAGCTGGAGGCCGCCCTGCATCGTGTCTTCTACCCGGACGCCGTGGAGGAGTGGCTGGAGGAGAACGCGCGGCCCAGCTTGCAGCGGCTGCAGGCTTTGGTGCAGGACCTCAGGGAGGCGGCCAgcgccggccccggccccggccccggccccagcccacACTCGGGTCAGGACCCCTGA
- the HEXD gene encoding hexosaminidase D isoform X2, translated as MTNSEMSGSSPFKMRLVHLDLKGAPPKVSYLSEVFPLFHALGANGLLLEYEDMFPYEGHLRLLRAKHAYSPPEIKEILHLAALNELEVIPLVQTFGHMEFVLKHEALAHLREVALFPNTLNPHEAESLALVGAMISQVMELHPGARWLHVGCDEVYYLGEGEASRRWLRQEHNTKARLCLSHMKAVACHVLARHPATTPLVWDDMLRAIPEDQLSASGVPQLVEPVLWDYGADLDIHGKALLMEKYRRCGFLRLWAASAFKGATGASQALTPIEHHLRNNVQWLQVAASGPADMLQGIVLTGWQRYDHFSVLCELLPVGIPSLAVCLQSLLHGGFTEDVKARVENFLGISSLEITDLMSEGAGSFPGSDILALITHVGLHLRSSVDTLLERDSLLARWSTLVQELEAALHRVFYPDAVEEWLEENARPSLQRLQALVQDLREAASAGPGPGPGPSPHSGQDP; from the exons ATGACAAATAGTGAAATGTCAGGTTCTTCACCATTTAAGATGCGATTAGTTCATCTGGACCTTAAAGGAGCTCCACCAAAGGTCTCCTACCTCTCTGAG GTCTTTCCTCTGTTCCATGCCCTGGGCGCCAATGGGCTGCTCCTTGAGTATGAAGACATGTTTCCCTACGAGGGCCACCTGAGGCTGCTGAGGGCCAAGCACGCGTACAG CCCCCCTGAAATCAAAGAGATCCTGCATCTGGCTGCACTGAATGAGCTAGAGGTCATTCCATTGGTACAGACATTTGGACACATGGAG TTTGTGCTGAAGCACGAGGCTCTCGCTCACCTCCGAGAAGTGGCGCTCTTCCCTAACACCCTGAACCCCCATGAGGCGGAGTCCCTGGCTCTGGTGGGAGCCATGATCAGCCAGGTCATGGAGCTGCACCCGGGCGCCCGGTGGCTCCACGTCGGCTGCGACGAG GTCTATTATCTTGGAGAGGGTGAGGCCTCGAGACGGTGGCTGCGACAGGAGCATAACACCAAAGCAAGACTGTGTCTGTCCCACATGAAGGCGGTGGCCTGCCACGTGCTGGCTCGGCACCCCGCCACGACGCCACTGGTGTGGGACGACATGCTGCGGGCCATCCCCGAGGACCAGCTCTCAG catCAGGGGTGCCACAGCTGGTGGAGCCCGTGCTCTGGGACTACGGGGCCGACCTGGACATCCACGGCAAAG CTCTCCTCATGGAAAAGTACCGCAGGTGTGGTTTTCTCCGGCTGTGGGCCGCCAGTGCCTTCAAGGGGGCCACAGGGGCGAGCCAGGCCCTGACCCCTATCGAGCACCACCTCAGAAACAATGTGCAGTGGCTGCAGGTGGCGGCCAGCGGGCCCGCAGACATGCTGCAGGGCATCGTCCTGACCGGCTGGCAGAG GTACGATCACTTCTCCGTGCTGTGCGAGTTGCTGCCCGTGGGAATCCCGTCCCTGGCCGTCTGTCTGCAGTCGCTCCTACACG GAGGCTTTACCGAAGACGTTAAAGCAAGAGTGGAGAACTTTCTTGGGATCTCAAGCCTAGAAATAACTGATCTTATGAG CGAGGGGGCCGGCTCCTTCCCTGGCAGCGACATCCTGGCCCTCATCACGCACGTCGGCCTCCACCTGCGCAGCTCTGTGGACACGCTCCTGGAGAGGGACAG CCTCCTGGCCAGGTGGAGCACCTTGGTGCAGGAGCTGGAGGCCGCCCTGCATCGTGTCTTCTACCCGGACGCCGTGGAGGAGTGGCTGGAGGAGAACGCGCGGCCCAGCTTGCAGCGGCTGCAGGCTTTGGTGCAGGACCTCAGGGAGGCGGCCAgcgccggccccggccccggccccggccccagcccacACTCGGGTCAGGACCCCTGA